One Urocitellus parryii isolate mUroPar1 chromosome 9, mUroPar1.hap1, whole genome shotgun sequence DNA segment encodes these proteins:
- the Eme2 gene encoding structure-specific endonuclease subunit EME2 isoform X3 — MAAAGPDRAGRSIWAGPALKGARRTPSHPLHPLGTQRCPERPAPQFRGGPAPPSHTHTRPNAQRPKPRIQTVLEDTGADVLMEALGALGCECRIEPQRRARSLRWSGVAPEVWATEEQELLLLLLLEPEEFLQGTAQLTQTEGPPCPVPWISPESPAHPHLAVIGLDAHLWSCQPSAQGMQQLQNSEVVQAKEVVSWPEVEEALVLLQLHADLDVLLVASWQELTQHVCAYTKALAQLPSKQCWDSQAFSFCTAGRWAAGQQVARDGSGLRGVWWRQIRQFNRVSPAVADAIVTAFPSPRLLQQALMACSTEQERLGLLADLPVEASKGRQSRRVGPDLSRRICLFLTTTSPDLLLDLGS; from the exons ATGGCGGCGGCAGGACCGGACCGGGCGGGGCGGAGCATCTGGGCGGGGCCTGCGCTTAAAGGGGCGCGGAGGACGCCGAGCCACCCACTGCATCCGCTCGGAACGCAGCGCTGCCCCGAGCGCCCGGCGCCCCAGTTCCGCGGCGGGCCGGCCCCACCATCTCACACGCACACGCGGCCCAACGCGCAGAGACCAAAACCCAGGATACAGA CCGTGCTGGAGGACACTGGTGCTGACGTCCTAATGGAGGCTCTGGGCGCCCTGGGCTGTGAATGCCGCATCGAGCCGCAGCGCCGGGCCCGCAGCCTGCGGTGGAGCGGA GTGGCTCCTGAGGTGTGGGCTACAGAGGAGCAGGAactactactgctgctgctgctggagccTGAGGAGTTTCTGCAGGGCACTGCCCAGCTGACCCAG ACAGAAGGCCCACCCTGTCCGGTGCCTTGGATCTCTCCTGAGagccctgcccacccccacctggCTGTCATAGGGCTGGATGCCCACCTATG GTCTTGCCAGCCCAGTGCCCAAGGGATGCAGCAGCTGCAGAATTCAGAGGTGGTCCAGGCCAAGGAGGTTGTCAGCTGGCCGGAAGTGGAGGAG GCTCTGGTGCTCCTTCAGCTCCATGCAGACCTGGATGTGCTACTGGTGGCCTCCTGGCAAGAGCTGACTCAGCACGTGTGTGCCTACACCAAGGCCCTCGCCCAGCTCCCCTCTAA GCAGTGCTGGGACTCCCAGGCCTTTTCCTTCTGCACAGCAGGTCGCTGGGCTGCAGGCCAGCAGGTGGCCAGAGATGGCTCTGGGTTGCGTGGGGTTTGGTGGAGACAGATCAGGCAGTTTAACCGGGTCAGCCCTGCTGTGGCAGATGCCATTGTCACCGCCTTCCCCTCCCCACGCCTTCTGCAGCAG GCGCTCATGGCCTGCAGCACAGAACAGGAACGTCTGGGCCTCCTGGCTGACCTCCCTGTGGAGGCCAGCAAAGGCAGACAGTCCCGAAGGGTGGGGCCTGACCTCTCCCGCCGCATCTGCCTGTTCCTGACCACCACCAGCCCTGACCTGCTACTGGACCTGGGCTCCTGA
- the Eme2 gene encoding structure-specific endonuclease subunit EME2 isoform X4, which yields MAAAGPDRAGRSIWAGPALKGARRTPSHPLHPLGTQRCPERPAPQFRGGPAPPSHTHTRPNAQRPKPRIQTVLEDTGADVLMEALGALGCECRIEPQRRARSLRWSGVRHDPGSTEGPPCPVPWISPESPAHPHLAVIGLDAHLWSCQPSAQGMQQLQNSEVVQAKEVVSWPEVEEALVLLQLHADLDVLLVASWQELTQHVCAYTKALAQLPSKQCWDSQAFSFCTAGRWAAGQQVARDGSGLRGVWWRQIRQFNRVSPAVADAIVTAFPSPRLLQQALMACSTEQERLGLLADLPVEASKGRQSRRVGPDLSRRICLFLTTTSPDLLLDLGS from the exons ATGGCGGCGGCAGGACCGGACCGGGCGGGGCGGAGCATCTGGGCGGGGCCTGCGCTTAAAGGGGCGCGGAGGACGCCGAGCCACCCACTGCATCCGCTCGGAACGCAGCGCTGCCCCGAGCGCCCGGCGCCCCAGTTCCGCGGCGGGCCGGCCCCACCATCTCACACGCACACGCGGCCCAACGCGCAGAGACCAAAACCCAGGATACAGA CCGTGCTGGAGGACACTGGTGCTGACGTCCTAATGGAGGCTCTGGGCGCCCTGGGCTGTGAATGCCGCATCGAGCCGCAGCGCCGGGCCCGCAGCCTGCGGTGGAGCGGAGTGAGGCACGACCCCGGCAGC ACAGAAGGCCCACCCTGTCCGGTGCCTTGGATCTCTCCTGAGagccctgcccacccccacctggCTGTCATAGGGCTGGATGCCCACCTATG GTCTTGCCAGCCCAGTGCCCAAGGGATGCAGCAGCTGCAGAATTCAGAGGTGGTCCAGGCCAAGGAGGTTGTCAGCTGGCCGGAAGTGGAGGAG GCTCTGGTGCTCCTTCAGCTCCATGCAGACCTGGATGTGCTACTGGTGGCCTCCTGGCAAGAGCTGACTCAGCACGTGTGTGCCTACACCAAGGCCCTCGCCCAGCTCCCCTCTAA GCAGTGCTGGGACTCCCAGGCCTTTTCCTTCTGCACAGCAGGTCGCTGGGCTGCAGGCCAGCAGGTGGCCAGAGATGGCTCTGGGTTGCGTGGGGTTTGGTGGAGACAGATCAGGCAGTTTAACCGGGTCAGCCCTGCTGTGGCAGATGCCATTGTCACCGCCTTCCCCTCCCCACGCCTTCTGCAGCAG GCGCTCATGGCCTGCAGCACAGAACAGGAACGTCTGGGCCTCCTGGCTGACCTCCCTGTGGAGGCCAGCAAAGGCAGACAGTCCCGAAGGGTGGGGCCTGACCTCTCCCGCCGCATCTGCCTGTTCCTGACCACCACCAGCCCTGACCTGCTACTGGACCTGGGCTCCTGA
- the Eme2 gene encoding structure-specific endonuclease subunit EME2 isoform X2, giving the protein MAEVRLKRAARSRRGQRRPPTWEVSDSEAEGEGSAEAGARARGVAGERRAAAWRPEQALQRLVVRVDPAVLEDTGADVLMEALGALGCECRIEPQRRARSLRWSGVRHDPGSVAPEVWATEEQELLLLLLLEPEEFLQGTAQLTQTEGPPCPVPWISPESPAHPHLAVIGLDAHLWSCQPSAQGMQQLQNSEVVQAKEVVSWPEVEEALVLLQLHADLDVLLVASWQELTQHVCAYTKALAQLPSKQCWDSQAFSFCTAGRWAAGQQVARDGSGLRGVWWRQIRQFNRVSPAVADAIVTAFPSPRLLQQALMACSTEQERLGLLADLPVEASKGRQSRRVGPDLSRRICLFLTTTSPDLLLDLGS; this is encoded by the exons ATGGCGGAGGTGCGACTCAAGAGGGCCGCGCGCTCGCGCCGAGGCCAGCGGCGCCCCCCGACCTGGGAGGTGTCGGACTCTGAGGCGGAGGGCGAAGGCTCTGCAGAGGCCGGAGCGCGGGCTCGGGGCGTGGCGGGGGAGCGCAGGGCGGCGGCGTGGCGGCCCGAGCAGGCTCTGCAGCGCCTGGTGGTGCGCGTGGACCCAG CCGTGCTGGAGGACACTGGTGCTGACGTCCTAATGGAGGCTCTGGGCGCCCTGGGCTGTGAATGCCGCATCGAGCCGCAGCGCCGGGCCCGCAGCCTGCGGTGGAGCGGAGTGAGGCACGACCCCGGCAGC GTGGCTCCTGAGGTGTGGGCTACAGAGGAGCAGGAactactactgctgctgctgctggagccTGAGGAGTTTCTGCAGGGCACTGCCCAGCTGACCCAG ACAGAAGGCCCACCCTGTCCGGTGCCTTGGATCTCTCCTGAGagccctgcccacccccacctggCTGTCATAGGGCTGGATGCCCACCTATG GTCTTGCCAGCCCAGTGCCCAAGGGATGCAGCAGCTGCAGAATTCAGAGGTGGTCCAGGCCAAGGAGGTTGTCAGCTGGCCGGAAGTGGAGGAG GCTCTGGTGCTCCTTCAGCTCCATGCAGACCTGGATGTGCTACTGGTGGCCTCCTGGCAAGAGCTGACTCAGCACGTGTGTGCCTACACCAAGGCCCTCGCCCAGCTCCCCTCTAA GCAGTGCTGGGACTCCCAGGCCTTTTCCTTCTGCACAGCAGGTCGCTGGGCTGCAGGCCAGCAGGTGGCCAGAGATGGCTCTGGGTTGCGTGGGGTTTGGTGGAGACAGATCAGGCAGTTTAACCGGGTCAGCCCTGCTGTGGCAGATGCCATTGTCACCGCCTTCCCCTCCCCACGCCTTCTGCAGCAG GCGCTCATGGCCTGCAGCACAGAACAGGAACGTCTGGGCCTCCTGGCTGACCTCCCTGTGGAGGCCAGCAAAGGCAGACAGTCCCGAAGGGTGGGGCCTGACCTCTCCCGCCGCATCTGCCTGTTCCTGACCACCACCAGCCCTGACCTGCTACTGGACCTGGGCTCCTGA
- the Eme2 gene encoding structure-specific endonuclease subunit EME2 isoform X1 translates to MAAAGPDRAGRSIWAGPALKGARRTPSHPLHPLGTQRCPERPAPQFRGGPAPPSHTHTRPNAQRPKPRIQTVLEDTGADVLMEALGALGCECRIEPQRRARSLRWSGVRHDPGSVAPEVWATEEQELLLLLLLEPEEFLQGTAQLTQTEGPPCPVPWISPESPAHPHLAVIGLDAHLWSCQPSAQGMQQLQNSEVVQAKEVVSWPEVEEALVLLQLHADLDVLLVASWQELTQHVCAYTKALAQLPSKQCWDSQAFSFCTAGRWAAGQQVARDGSGLRGVWWRQIRQFNRVSPAVADAIVTAFPSPRLLQQALMACSTEQERLGLLADLPVEASKGRQSRRVGPDLSRRICLFLTTTSPDLLLDLGS, encoded by the exons ATGGCGGCGGCAGGACCGGACCGGGCGGGGCGGAGCATCTGGGCGGGGCCTGCGCTTAAAGGGGCGCGGAGGACGCCGAGCCACCCACTGCATCCGCTCGGAACGCAGCGCTGCCCCGAGCGCCCGGCGCCCCAGTTCCGCGGCGGGCCGGCCCCACCATCTCACACGCACACGCGGCCCAACGCGCAGAGACCAAAACCCAGGATACAGA CCGTGCTGGAGGACACTGGTGCTGACGTCCTAATGGAGGCTCTGGGCGCCCTGGGCTGTGAATGCCGCATCGAGCCGCAGCGCCGGGCCCGCAGCCTGCGGTGGAGCGGAGTGAGGCACGACCCCGGCAGC GTGGCTCCTGAGGTGTGGGCTACAGAGGAGCAGGAactactactgctgctgctgctggagccTGAGGAGTTTCTGCAGGGCACTGCCCAGCTGACCCAG ACAGAAGGCCCACCCTGTCCGGTGCCTTGGATCTCTCCTGAGagccctgcccacccccacctggCTGTCATAGGGCTGGATGCCCACCTATG GTCTTGCCAGCCCAGTGCCCAAGGGATGCAGCAGCTGCAGAATTCAGAGGTGGTCCAGGCCAAGGAGGTTGTCAGCTGGCCGGAAGTGGAGGAG GCTCTGGTGCTCCTTCAGCTCCATGCAGACCTGGATGTGCTACTGGTGGCCTCCTGGCAAGAGCTGACTCAGCACGTGTGTGCCTACACCAAGGCCCTCGCCCAGCTCCCCTCTAA GCAGTGCTGGGACTCCCAGGCCTTTTCCTTCTGCACAGCAGGTCGCTGGGCTGCAGGCCAGCAGGTGGCCAGAGATGGCTCTGGGTTGCGTGGGGTTTGGTGGAGACAGATCAGGCAGTTTAACCGGGTCAGCCCTGCTGTGGCAGATGCCATTGTCACCGCCTTCCCCTCCCCACGCCTTCTGCAGCAG GCGCTCATGGCCTGCAGCACAGAACAGGAACGTCTGGGCCTCCTGGCTGACCTCCCTGTGGAGGCCAGCAAAGGCAGACAGTCCCGAAGGGTGGGGCCTGACCTCTCCCGCCGCATCTGCCTGTTCCTGACCACCACCAGCCCTGACCTGCTACTGGACCTGGGCTCCTGA
- the Eme2 gene encoding structure-specific endonuclease subunit EME2 isoform X6 produces MAAAGPDRAGRSIWAGPALKGARRTPSHPLHPLGTQRCPERPAPQFRGGPAPPSHTHTRPNAQRPKPRIQTVLEDTGADVLMEALGALGCECRIEPQRRARSLRWSGVRHDPGSVAPEVWATEEQELLLLLLLEPEEFLQGTAQLTQTEGPPCPVPWISPESPAHPHLAVIGLDAHLWSCQPSAQGMQQLQNSEVVQAKEVVSWPEVEEVAGLQASRWPEMALGCVGFGGDRSGSLTGSALLWQMPLSPPSPPHAFCSRRSWPAAQNRNVWASWLTSLWRPAKADSPEGWGLTSPAASACS; encoded by the exons ATGGCGGCGGCAGGACCGGACCGGGCGGGGCGGAGCATCTGGGCGGGGCCTGCGCTTAAAGGGGCGCGGAGGACGCCGAGCCACCCACTGCATCCGCTCGGAACGCAGCGCTGCCCCGAGCGCCCGGCGCCCCAGTTCCGCGGCGGGCCGGCCCCACCATCTCACACGCACACGCGGCCCAACGCGCAGAGACCAAAACCCAGGATACAGA CCGTGCTGGAGGACACTGGTGCTGACGTCCTAATGGAGGCTCTGGGCGCCCTGGGCTGTGAATGCCGCATCGAGCCGCAGCGCCGGGCCCGCAGCCTGCGGTGGAGCGGAGTGAGGCACGACCCCGGCAGC GTGGCTCCTGAGGTGTGGGCTACAGAGGAGCAGGAactactactgctgctgctgctggagccTGAGGAGTTTCTGCAGGGCACTGCCCAGCTGACCCAG ACAGAAGGCCCACCCTGTCCGGTGCCTTGGATCTCTCCTGAGagccctgcccacccccacctggCTGTCATAGGGCTGGATGCCCACCTATG GTCTTGCCAGCCCAGTGCCCAAGGGATGCAGCAGCTGCAGAATTCAGAGGTGGTCCAGGCCAAGGAGGTTGTCAGCTGGCCGGAAGTGGAGGAG GTCGCTGGGCTGCAGGCCAGCAGGTGGCCAGAGATGGCTCTGGGTTGCGTGGGGTTTGGTGGAGACAGATCAGGCAGTTTAACCGGGTCAGCCCTGCTGTGGCAGATGCCATTGTCACCGCCTTCCCCTCCCCACGCCTTCTGCAGCAG GCGCTCATGGCCTGCAGCACAGAACAGGAACGTCTGGGCCTCCTGGCTGACCTCCCTGTGGAGGCCAGCAAAGGCAGACAGTCCCGAAGGGTGGGGCCTGACCTCTCCCGCCGCATCTGCCTGTTCCTGA
- the Eme2 gene encoding structure-specific endonuclease subunit EME2 isoform X5 has translation MAAAGPDRAGRSIWAGPALKGARRTPSHPLHPLGTQRCPERPAPQFRGGPAPPSHTHTRPNAQRPKPRIQTVLEDTGADVLMEALGALGCECRIEPQRRARSLRWSGVRHDPGSVAPEVWATEEQELLLLLLLEPEEFLQGTAQLTQTEGPPCPVPWISPESPAHPHLAVIGLDAHLWSCQPSAQGMQQLQNSEVVQAKEVVSWPEVEEQVAGLQASRWPEMALGCVGFGGDRSGSLTGSALLWQMPLSPPSPPHAFCSRRSWPAAQNRNVWASWLTSLWRPAKADSPEGWGLTSPAASACS, from the exons ATGGCGGCGGCAGGACCGGACCGGGCGGGGCGGAGCATCTGGGCGGGGCCTGCGCTTAAAGGGGCGCGGAGGACGCCGAGCCACCCACTGCATCCGCTCGGAACGCAGCGCTGCCCCGAGCGCCCGGCGCCCCAGTTCCGCGGCGGGCCGGCCCCACCATCTCACACGCACACGCGGCCCAACGCGCAGAGACCAAAACCCAGGATACAGA CCGTGCTGGAGGACACTGGTGCTGACGTCCTAATGGAGGCTCTGGGCGCCCTGGGCTGTGAATGCCGCATCGAGCCGCAGCGCCGGGCCCGCAGCCTGCGGTGGAGCGGAGTGAGGCACGACCCCGGCAGC GTGGCTCCTGAGGTGTGGGCTACAGAGGAGCAGGAactactactgctgctgctgctggagccTGAGGAGTTTCTGCAGGGCACTGCCCAGCTGACCCAG ACAGAAGGCCCACCCTGTCCGGTGCCTTGGATCTCTCCTGAGagccctgcccacccccacctggCTGTCATAGGGCTGGATGCCCACCTATG GTCTTGCCAGCCCAGTGCCCAAGGGATGCAGCAGCTGCAGAATTCAGAGGTGGTCCAGGCCAAGGAGGTTGTCAGCTGGCCGGAAGTGGAGGAG CAGGTCGCTGGGCTGCAGGCCAGCAGGTGGCCAGAGATGGCTCTGGGTTGCGTGGGGTTTGGTGGAGACAGATCAGGCAGTTTAACCGGGTCAGCCCTGCTGTGGCAGATGCCATTGTCACCGCCTTCCCCTCCCCACGCCTTCTGCAGCAG GCGCTCATGGCCTGCAGCACAGAACAGGAACGTCTGGGCCTCCTGGCTGACCTCCCTGTGGAGGCCAGCAAAGGCAGACAGTCCCGAAGGGTGGGGCCTGACCTCTCCCGCCGCATCTGCCTGTTCCTGA